Proteins encoded within one genomic window of Deltaproteobacteria bacterium:
- a CDS encoding DedA family protein: protein MELIRQALDLFFHLDTHLDAWMNLYGLWIYAILFTIVFCETGLVVTPFLPGDSLLFTAGALAARPTSPLELHWLILLLCVAAIVGDAVNFAAGYRIGPKVFHRDDSIFLNKKHLWRAQRFYEHHGGKTIVLARFIPIIRTFAPFVAGIGKMTYPRFAMFNFGGGIAWVVSFTAAGYFFGNMPYIKRNFHYVIVAIIVISVIPAVVEYFRHRNSPEFEPPKEPAA from the coding sequence GTGGAACTCATTCGTCAGGCGCTCGATCTTTTCTTCCACCTTGACACGCACCTCGACGCGTGGATGAATCTCTACGGCCTGTGGATCTACGCGATCCTCTTCACGATCGTCTTTTGCGAAACGGGGCTCGTCGTCACGCCGTTCCTGCCGGGCGATTCGCTGCTTTTCACGGCGGGCGCGCTCGCCGCGCGGCCCACGTCGCCGCTCGAACTGCACTGGCTCATTCTCCTTCTTTGTGTCGCCGCCATCGTCGGCGATGCGGTCAACTTCGCGGCGGGTTACCGGATCGGCCCAAAGGTGTTTCATCGGGACGATTCGATTTTTCTGAACAAGAAGCACCTGTGGCGAGCGCAGCGTTTCTACGAGCACCACGGCGGAAAGACGATCGTGCTCGCGCGTTTCATCCCGATCATTCGCACCTTCGCGCCATTCGTCGCGGGCATCGGCAAGATGACCTATCCGCGGTTCGCGATGTTCAACTTCGGTGGTGGGATCGCGTGGGTCGTGTCATTCACGGCGGCCGGATACTTCTTCGGCAACATGCCTTACATCAAGCGCAACTTCCACTACGTCATCGTCGCGATCATCGTGATCTCGGTGATTCCGGCCGTCGTCGAATACTTCCGGCACCGCAATTCGCCGGAGTTCGAACCGCCGAAGGAGCCGGCCGCGTAA